Within Dreissena polymorpha isolate Duluth1 chromosome 13, UMN_Dpol_1.0, whole genome shotgun sequence, the genomic segment ATGTTCGTCGTTAAACTGTATGTTCGTTGTTAAACTGTATGTTCGTCGTTAAACTGTATGTTCGTCGTTAAACTGTATGTTCGTCGTTAAACTGTATGTTCGTTGTTAAACTGTATGTTCGTCGTTAAACTGTATGTTCGTCGAATGAGTCGCTCTCTGGAAGAGCAATCATTCTTTCTTTGCTTGTCACATCTATTTGCTTCGATGCAACATCCCTTCGATGTGTTCCGCCAGTCGCCCCGTATTTACTGAGATCTGTATCATCAAAGTCAATGTCAGTAATAAGTAGGCGCTTCTCCAACTGCGGTTTTGGAGCTTGATTATTGGGCCCGGTGTTCAATTTTGTTGACGACTCTTTCAAAGCAGCGTCTGTTCCCTCATCCAGAAACGTTGATGTATTCGGCACTGAGTGAGGTTTGTGCATTATTGTCTGTACATCCAGTGTCTCTTGCGGATGGTCATTGGCTTGCATTGGACTTAATTTCGGGATAGTCCACGATCCTTTTTGTGGTGAGTCCTGTTCTTCTTTCGTTCTTGAATCTTTTGAGTCTTGTCTGTGAAACGCTGATCGCCGCGGTTCCTTCGCTAGCGGCGAACATGGCTGATTGAAAAAACACACGTTGCCATCTGCTTGGATTGAGTACGCCCGAAATTGGCGCGAATGTTGATGTGGCTGGAAACACTGTGCTCGTCCGCAATAAGTCTTTTGAGGATTGTGAGAAATGCTGTTAGAATGAATATGGCCCCTGCATAGGCCATTATGAACACATACTTTTTCGCCGACTGTCGGCCGCGTAGGTCGTTTGTTGTCATGCAAATAGACATCGTAGAAAGCTTCATCGTCAAATTCTGACACAAATTCGTCATCGTTTCCGTGAGTGACTGTCTCACTGAATTCGTATTGATCGTCGTGGTATGTCGACGAAATTGTGTCATATTTTTGCAATCGCTTTGATTTTTTCCCTCTGTATTTTAACCGAGTTTGACAACGTGAAAGCAACACTATTAGAACAATCACTGACAAAGCAAGAACAGCTCCGATACTACTACCGATAGAAACCGGCAGTTGCCAATTCGTTGTTGAAGCGTCCGTGCATGTGCGATATGGTGAATGCGTGTAGTTCCTGTACACAACAAGACATATTTTGTAATAGGTATCTGCAACTAAATTTCCAATTTCGTATTCGTTTTCGGTCGGATACAGTTTTGGTCCGTATTGCACGTACGTGCTGGAGATCTTCTGATAATGTACCCTAAAACCCTGCACAAATGGCACATGGGCGGACCTTATATTCCAGCCAACTTGTATCGACGACGCTGTCGATGACGATACGTCAAACGTATCCAGCATGTTGTCTTCAAACTGTGTTGTAGTATCCATGTTTTTATGTAACAATTTACCGCCGTGTACACAAATGTTATCGGTATTTAAAAAAACGTGATTTCTTTTTATTTAACTTGCAACTGTCTACCGAGAATTCTTTTGAACATCTCATTTATTAAACTCTATAAAGTTATGTTACTTTCAGAAATAATACTATACAAAGTTTTATAATGGCATATCTTGTCAATTAAATCTTAGATCCACTGTCACTTCTAGGAATTCAATTTAAGATAATAATACGTCATCTGTATACACCaaagtttttttattatacataatCCGTTGTAGATCTTTCCTGAGCTCACGTTTGACcgttttttgtatttctttgtttTCTAACTTGGTTCAATTGCTCGTTGTTCTAAACACAGCGAGGTTTCTGAAAAAGGAAACACACACCTTTTATCACATTATTGTGAAAATCATACTAACCGATAATAACACGTTAGTGCTTTATACTGCGCATTATCAACCACAATCGGATCGTATGAGGAAAaaggtagatagatagatagacttttattttcctccattcatgaagagcataacatataatacaagcaaggaagtacaatcgagtatatacacacacatgagatcataaatgaaacaactcaatacattcaattagattatttacaaagataagtataacatagctatgtagatgataaataattgttaattcctaAGGAAAATAATCAcgttgaaataataattaaaatgtgtaatccctacaattaaaaaaaggtttCCGTCATACAAGAAGAAAACAAGTTTTCTTTtaatgtaaattattaaaatattgtgtcGTGCATGGTTGCGAATAAAATTGCATTTCTTTCATGTGAAAAGTAATACGCTTCATAAGATTGTTTTGGTATGACTGGTGACCGAGTAAACTAAAATGAGTGGTAATGAAGGTTTCAAAGCTTTAGATTCAAAGTGTTTGAATTATCACCAAGTTCATTCACGATGCTCATGTCTATAAACAGACACACAGTTTATGTGAATAATACAATCACCGCGACATGCATGTACACGCACTATTTAAGAAATATGTCAGGAGTGGCAAGCCAGGCGGCCATAAAGCTGAGGATGGTCCATATCTTAAACGTACGCATGTTTTCAGACTTGTTCTTCTTAATAAGTCTGCTTATAAGTATTATACTCTCGGCAAGAAGACTCATCTGGTTTTAAGCAAGTATTTGAAGAaagaatgttttaatatatattcacCTTAAGCACTGTTTGttctttaattaatgtattttaacgTTGGGGCACTTTGCTGTGAATGATTGCACAAGTTACTGAGTGACATTCATTACAAATCCATGAGATATGTCCGTTACATTACATCAGTTTCTAATTCCCACTTCATATGTATTCGTCTTTTTCATTCCATATTGATCGGCTTCTCACGTTCCCTTCCGTTCGAAGAGACATTAACGCCGTGAAAGTGATATGTATGCTAATATGTTCTGCGAAATAACATTCAATTGCATGTACCGGTATACATTGTTTCGATGGGATCACGCCACTTTGatgtgtttatttttcaatattttttgcaAGCTATAACAACGACGACTTTGTCATAAATAAAGGTAATTTAAGACAATATTGAGTTTATTAATTAAACAACTTTAATTATGTTGCAATTTACTTAAGATCATGCTCGTTATATATATAACTtagcactcgtgatttaattcctacgcatctataacccttactgtgggttattcgacaacaaaccatgatagaaaaatattatttatttatcaaagcATAGACACATCATTAACAATTAGCGCAAACGTTAGACCCAAGTTTGTTGTTCGTTCATATACAATTAAACGTGATTGTTGTTATTAttgatttcatttttatattaaccATGAAGCATAACCCAACAAACACTTTCTGTCTGGAATCAATTAACTATTTAAGAACATTTTCCCCAATATATAACATACACAACATAATAGATTATTATACCcacattaccattggtaatgggggttatataggagtcactttgtcggtctgtcggtcggtcggtctgtcggtctgtcccgaaattttatccgatcttcaccaaactttgtcataatttgtatcttgatgatgtataggtcaagtttgaatatgggtcatgccgggtcaaaaactaggtcacggggtcactcagtgtgttttaaaccgaaagtttgtccggaccataactatgtcatttatcgttagattttaaaataacttggtgcatttgttcaccataatgggacggtgtgtcgcgtgaaaaaagtacgtcgatatctccaaggtcaatgtcacagttgGAGTTCAAGGGtgaaatgcttgtccgggccaaaattttatcatttattgtgagattttaaaatcatttggcaaatttgttaaccatcatgggacggtgtgtcgcgagaaagaaatacgtcaatatctcgaaggtcaaggtcacaatttgagttcaaagattaaaaagggcaataaatgagcttgtctgggcaataactatgtcgttcattgtgagattttaaaatcattttgcacatttgttcaccatcattggacggtgcgtcgcgcgaaagaattacgttgatatctctaaggtcaaggtcacactttgacctcaaaggtcaaaaatggccataaatgagcttgttcgggccatggcaatgtcattcattgtgcgattttaaaatcatttggtatatttgttcaccatcattggacggtgtgtcgcgcgaaagaattacatcgataactccaaggtcaatgtcacactttgagttcaaaggtaaaaaatggccataaatgagcttgtccgggccataactatgttgttcattgttagattttaaaatcattgggcaCATGTGTCCACcgttattggacggtgtgtcgcgcgaaagaattacgtcgatatctgcaacgtcaaggtcacactgtgagttcaaaggtcaaaattggcaattaatgatcttgtccgggccataactatgtcatttattgtgagattttaaaaatacctggtacatttgttcacaatcattggacgatgtgtcatgcgaaagaattatgtcgataactccaaggtctaggtcacacttggagttcaaaagtaaacaaaTGGCCATACATTTGGACGGCATTTCATGCGAaaaaattcaagagttcaaaggtcgaaatggccataaatgataatggcattataattcttaaaaatcgccataaatttgattctcttgttttgtgaagacagcatgcaaaaaagtctgtgtcaatgcggtacGTGGGGGtttacgtcacgtctgtgacaaagctctagttaaagtagttatcccccgccaaaggcggagggatattggtttggcgttgtccgtccgtccgtccgtttttccgtccgtccgtccggcacttttgtgtccgtagccatatcttgtaagtgctttggcgaatttcattgaaacttggtatgcgtatatatatagataagaggatgatgcacgccaaatggcattttacaccatcgaacaataacggagttatggaccgttgtattttgaaaaaatgcttttttgtgtgtccggagccttatcttgtgtccagaagtataatggcgttggatatcaattcaaagaacttgcttgttttcatttgatctttaccaaacttggtcagaagttgtatcaagacaatatctagatcaagttcgaatatgggtcatgccgggtcaaaaactaggtcacggggtcactttacccttgaccttgaacttagggtccgcttttaggtttcgaaaaatgcgtttaggtttcaaaaaatgctcataataaatataaaaacgtttctcgggggcatatgtcatcctatggagacagctcttgtttgttcaATAATTTTACTAAGCTATAACCTTGATGGATAAGCAATAAATGAAGGGAATTTCAgatattatttagtttattacACAAAATCATTTTAGTGATCCAGctatatttaattaaaacgttATTAAAATTACCGGTAAAACATAATCGACATGCGGCTTCATAAACaccattttacataaatttaatggttattgtgtttaaatgattCATTTAATTGATGctttaatacaaataatgcttattatatacaacattgtttttaaccaggttttccggaggaaaaaactggttattagattggcgaatgcgggcgggctggcgggctggctggcgggctggctggcgggctggcgggccggcggaacaagcttgtccgcgCCATAACTTTGTCcgtcattgtgagattttaaaatcatttggcacatttgttcaccatcattagacggtgtgtcgcgcgagaaaattacgtcaatatctccaaggtcaaggtcacactttgagttcaaaggtaaaaaatagccataaatgagcttgtatgGGCTATAACTATggcattcattatgagattttaaaatcatttggcacatttgttcaccatcatgggacggtgtgtcgcacgaaagaatcacgtcaatatctccaatgtcaaggtcgccacgactaaaaatagatttattttaaaacaaacttacaaagggggttaattttgtttgttcatttcaaaagttcagtttgagttgtctccctttatcagattttttttcacaatgaaaacctggttttgtgacaattttgtcccttgttatcagTAAAATCAATAATGACGCATGTGTATACAAAAGTAACATAAAcactcaacgaatatttcgcaaaagaTTTGGTACAATAAAGTAAAGTCATACAATATCAGTGTTTCTGCTAGCAATAGCAAAAATTTAAACGCTATTTGCGGTaaagtaacatatatttaacgagatacaaaatgcttttttttgcgATAATATATTCTATGTCAATTTCGCGCCAAGATATCAGAActtttacgagcgaacgcgagactggctGGGGGTagcgtcggaagaacgacgtatGCAAGAGAACTGCGGCGTGCTTCCGAAGTTACCCGAAGCTAATATCGCATTTGCTCATTAATGGTCGGATATTTCTAGCCGGAAATTcgcatggaatatattgtgacacaataAAAGAACGAGCATATTTTATCGCGTCAAATCTTTGTTACCAGAcctcatctagcgttgaaattttggctattgattgtgtatgtgttaactttatttttattcccccggatcgaaggatcgggggcatattgattttggcctgtctgtctgtcactctgtcattctgtcccaaaacttaaaccttggttgcaatattgaagatagcaacttgatatttggcatgcatgtgtttctcatggagcttcacattttgagtggtgaaaggtcaaggtcatccctcaatgtcaaaggtcaaatatatggcttcaaagcggcgcactagggggcattgtgtttctgacaaacacatctcttgttcgaaatattgtacgaacattcgttgattttgaatgttTATGGGCTTTTTACACGTCTTTAACTATAAGCTCATACTTTCGACCCGTTAGCTGAAAGCTAGTACGGTAAATTTGGACCCGCTGTGTATTTACATGATTTCACGAATATCAGTTTTTCACAAAAACTAGCAAAAAAGTGttgttgtaattattattttaatggtCAAATTTTCGTATAAGCATATCCGCATATGTGTCAGCAGGTGTTTTGTGCACTGCAAAATAAATGGATTATTCtctaaataataaatgaattataATCTGAATAAATCATGACAATATTCTGCAAACGTCGCGTTAAAAATAATACTATATTGTAAGTGCATGGCAAACGCATATGACCTATGAAACCATCCATTACCATTTTGAAACGTTGTATAAGAGACGGAACGGATCTGATAGATGATTATGCTGATTGACAAGTATTGTGAGATCGTTATGGTCGATAGTCAGGCTCACTTAAACCGCAAGTGACATGCTTCAAATGGGACTTGAATGACTGGTACGAATTGTATTGATCCACTCATCTTGACAATCATGTGACCTAAGAAACGCACTGAATGGCTTGATATATTtgtataggatctggcacgagttgtcatatcataccatattttattaaacgagttcagggaTTTTTTTAGTAAGCAAGGCTTTGGCGAGTGTCAAatctattttatcacatgcttttaaatgagtaaattaaataaatatttacgcaaacataataataaatcccgaatgttatttacatttcgtgacgtcatttgacgttgcaacgtcatttcagcaaaaaaacaaaatgcgattggtcattaaacgaaaactaagccaatgaaaacgcttaaaaagtatattacacatgtgttagaTAAAATATTcttaatggttatattacaaaGGAAACCGGGTATGGCATgctataagtatatatatattacgtACATGTTTTTGTTGTAACACTTTCCCGCAGTTCTTTGACCGTATACTAGTACTTACTTTTTGTAAAATGATGTATATGTGCAGCTTTTCTTGTATATGGTCATTGTTTAGCATGTTTATGATTGTTTGTAAAAGGTTTATATGTTAACACGCACGAAATCTTTCGTACTTGAGAACCTTTTTTTGTTAGATAAAAATCAGTTTTGAGGTCAAATTTAATAAGTACAAGCCAAAATCTTTTTCTGTCCGGAATTGGTTTACTAATGAAGATTTCCCCCCGAAACACGATTCAAAGTACAATAGATACCAAACCAAGATATTGCATCTGACCCATCAATTGCTGCCTTAACTACGGGAAGGGAACATCTTATCGGAAAAGCAATCGTgatttgaacaaaattatttataaagcaCGTCTTGAAAGAAAGTGAAATTTAAAAGCTGCGCACAACTGACTTAGATTTGTATTGATCATTACTTTGCTCTTCTTGTATGAATTTGTCTAAGTTATCTGGAAGGTTGTCTAATTTTTCTGACATGTGTTCTCTTCATAAACGTAAACAAATTAGCTTCATTAAATGGTTCGTAAACATATGTTATTCCTAGAATGTTTACCATTATGTTGTATACACCGCAGACAGGTTAATGCGGGGTATAAGGTTTCAATCATCTTCTGATTGTAAATATACGtaatttaacttttaaatatacGTAATTTAAGTGTAAATATACGTAATTTAAGTGTAAATATGCGTAATGTAAGTGTAAATTTACGTAATTTAACTGTAAATATACGTAATGTaacggtaaatatacgtaatttaattgtaaatatacgtcatttaactgtaaatatacgttattttaccttttttacggACATTTAGTCACATTACAACAACATCTTGGATGAACTCGGAAAGTTTTAAGATTggaattattcatttattttctaTGCGGACTTTCCAAAAATATACACATGACTTTCtcatttatgattttattaaaattatattcgcttattttttcattaaatgaatttCATAATTTGCATATGTAATACTTTTGAATTTTGTTAGATCAAACGTATTAACCACCGCGAGAATAAGAAGTATTTTCATATTCTATTCTGATAAACACAATAATTTGGGAGGcagaaaactacaacgggcgaggcatggtatggtattgcgcaagggggggttagagggttagggtttgggttagtgttaggggtcgggttagggtttgggttagtctAAAcccaacccttaccctaacccttaccctaaccctaacccttaccctaaccctttttggggttatcacccctgaccatgcctcgcccgttgtagttttccgcctccccaatAATTTCTTCTAGTTAATGCTTTTATACGAGAGTAATACAAGCGCGATAATTGGTAACACTTCCCGAATGTGCATTCGCTAAGATATTGTCCACggaaattttgtaaatatttcttAACAAGGATACTTTCTTGAATGTTAAAACAGGATAACGTTAACATGTATGGACATCAAACTCTAAAACAGTGTTTTTAATACAcgtatatgtaaaaaaaaaatgcgcGTTGTTATGCAGTTACTTGCGAATGCAAGCACACCTATTTCAAATgaacgtttatttatttatcatatcaAGTGAGGAAGCATTTTAAAGTTGATTTAAATGCTGCACAGATGTACACAACCAAAAAATAGTGTGGTGCGTTAAGCAAATCTTTATTGGAAGTGTCTCATGCTTATATTGGCGCCAAATAAAAATAGTACTTCATATTTCTCATCATGCGACGGGCATGCGCGCAAAGGTTAGTTTAGAAGCGACAAAAGTTGATGCAATCTTTTGGGGGCTTCATAAATATGACCTCATAtgattgtaaaatatgtaacttaCTGTAGATTTTTAGATTCTTCATTCGTATCTTTTATTTAAGAGtttgaaatttacatttatagACCGCATagcaaaatattaaattacttaTGATTGCATATGCGGACCTATTTATTCAGCTTTTTGAGTTCAATTGTGAAGAATTCATTTATATAACAgtacttaaatattattaatatcgttTACTTACAGTGGTATTTTCCTTTTGATACAACTCTATTCTTGTTCAACTTCATTATTTTCCGATATTGTAAGGTAGCTGCACAtacttttatgtgtttttttatacgTTTTTAGTTCATTCACAACACATGATTATCCAATTGCGTTTAATTgtataaataacactttaacaaacaagcaaaataattttcgattttcatatttttgaaagtgAACTGTGGCTATTTGTATTTCAACACGATTTCCAAAGGTATATTAAACCTGAACGTGCGCATTTGCTGATATATTAACTATCCACGTTCCGTAAGTTATCACATAACATCGACTGACGGACACTTCCAGTCACGTATCTAGAAACGTTGTATTGTGAAAAGAAATATACTCCATATATTGACTGCTTGCCGACAATTGATGAAATTCTATTTCGAGCCTCGCCATACATATTAATATATGCCACAAGCGTAGAGGCAGCATAGCGATTGCGAGTCAATGTAACAAAATTGATCGCCGTAGTTAGAGAGTATAGAGACAAATCTTGCTCTAGAAAGACCGGCTGCAAAAGACGGACGATGTTTTGCATTTAGGCAATAATTATGCCATGATAACGATTTCTGGATTAATTCTCCACGATACATACAAACCTATCATATTTTAGTCGTTTCCACTTAAAGATAAATTTCGTTTTTGCATTGACGTTTAAATTGATGTTCGATTGTGGAATCTTTATTCTTGATAATAAAGCAGAAACAGAGAACCAACAAACTCAGCACAAATGTCGAAGTATTTtccgtaaaacatgtatatatttgatgCATAGAGCATCACGACGTTCTCCgataaaaaatgttctttttatgcccccgaaggaaggcatatagtttttttaactgtccgtcagtccgtccgtctgtctgtctgtcagtatgtccgtccgtccgtccgaaatctttaaaattggtcataacttttgcaatattatatatagcaacttgctatttgtCATGGACgtgtatcttatagagctgcacattttgagtggtgaaaggtcaaggtcatccttcaaggtcaaaggtcaaatatatggcttcaaagcggcttagaaaggggcattgtgtttctgacaaacacatctcttgttaataataAAACGAACGCATTTTTAGCCAGATCTTGTTGTCTAATGATGTGtatgacagacagatggacggactgaaggacagttcaaaaactatatgccagccttcgggggcataacaatcttcaccgtgaccttgaccttacaggTCAAAACTACAATTcgatgttttcttttttaagtaacaGTGATATTGGCCCAAAACGCCTCAACATCAACGTATCTTTACCTTTTCAAAGAGCCTTATAATGACATCCAATACATATTTTCTAAACGTCAAATGCCGCGTTATGATCCTTTTATAGACATAATTGTTTGTAATATAACAaagtgttttgcaaaaaaaacccACCTGCTATACGGTATTCATTTTCCTTAAAACATGACTAACACATAATGCGAGACTTTAAATAGTGAAGTTGACAATGATCGCTGTTTGTCATTAAGAACTCCGTCGGTCGCCAACAAAGGATAATAGActgtaaaaagaaaaatatatatgtgtggaGACCAACCTTGATGAAAGTTGCTATTGCAAGCTATCAATGTGATtagattgggattgtatttgtggATTTTCTTGCAAAGGTCAAAGTCGCTCTTACTAAAACAATTGAGTATCTCTCAATAACGTTACATTGAATAGATGGATTGTGATACAATGTTATGAGGTCAGTTACTTGCATAACTAGCTTGGGGTTGTAATTGGGACCATTAAGGTCAAGATCATTGTCACTGTAACGGAAATATAAAATTGGTTTCCTATAAATAAATAGAGTTGTTATTAAGGTATGCGCTGAACTTTGATTTGCAAGTTTCTTCTATGCATGGGTTTTAAGTTTGGGTAAGTCGGGTTATTCCGTTCGAAAGTCGGAATACTCCGTTCGGAAGTCGAGTTATTCCGTTCGGGACCAGTTGGGTCAACTTctatgtaactttttcaaaaaaTGCACAAAGTATGTTCCCTATATATGTGTAGTTTTAATGCTGATATTGTTCTAAAACTTTGTATGTTGGTAGCTTACATGTATACCTAGCTTGGTATTGCATTTGAAGAGAGTTGGATGAAGGTAATCACTCAAACTGAAATGAGAAGAAACTTAagtttttattttactaaatagcTTGGAATTAAATCGAGGTATTGCGCTACAATTGTGTGTGTAGATTGCTTaggattatacatgtatttattttaagctaTTTTAAACAACCAGATACCTGCGCACTTTAGTCTAGACTTTTAACTGTGCTCAAACTGAGTCAATGACGCACTCGTGTCTGCTTTATTTCACGCAAATTGAGAACGTGTCTGATGCCGTGTCGtgtctaaaaatatatattaattttaccACATGTAGCGGTTGTAACTTAAAGATCCATTGATATGTATATCAACATGTTTATACATAAAATCACCTGAACGTTGTAAAGCACACACATGGTGTCCGCATGGTAAAATTTAGTTATTGTGAAAAattaagaatttcaatttcggAGGTCGTAAAATACTATGGTAGTATTATGTTAGAAAAAACGTTTAACGCATTCCAAAGAAGATCTATTAGAGATACGATACTTACCATGATAATTTTATTTGGTACCTTGTTAACTAAATAATTTACCTTATCTAGATTAAGTGGTGTTATGGATACGAAGAAATACAACCATTCATTGTTCAAATGTGTTGAAATATGTATGATGCACGTCGATGTATTAGTTAATTAGTTTGAAGTggaaaaataatgtattctgtTAATGTTTGAAGCCAATTTTGTTCACCTAATTCCTGTTTATGTTTTTTCTTATTAAGAAGGTTTTCTTGATGGGTTTATTGCTTGTTTAATCTATATCACTCTCTTACATTATTAGATTGCATAGGATAGCATCATATTAAAATTAAGtgtactttattttatttcagttgtcAAGGCGACGTGGTGGTTATGACGTCACTCACCTACGCAGCAGCAACATCAACCACTATGCAGGTGTTTTGCATGCAGCTAAATCTCTACCGCAGGTTACACACCTTTTGCAAGCTTTCAGATGCCCTGAACGGTCTGAAGCCTTACACGTCGACGTAGTGGGTGCCCAAGGCCATCTATGGATAAAAGTCATTGCAAGAAAAGCGCAAGCTCTGCATCTCGTCTGGGCTGGTACTACATTTGTTGCTTCTCATTTACAGCTAAACTGTAGGTTTTTGAAATTAGTATTGTTATTTTCGGATTTAATAACCTGTTTATAGATCACACTGATGCATGAAATTCATGATTAATTGATTTCATGAGACAAACcagtttattatttgttaaccaggttttccgaaggaaaaaactggttattagattggcgaatgcgggcgggctggctggctggctggctggctggctggctggctggctggctggctggctggctggctggctggctggctggcgggctggcgggcgggcggaacaagcttgtgcgggccataactatgtcgttcattgtcagattttaaaatcatttggcacatttgttcaccatcattggacggtgtgtcgcgcgaaataattacgtcgatatctccaaggtcaaggtcacactttgagttcaaaggtcaaaaatggccataaatgagcttgtccaggccataactatgtcattcattgtgagattttaaaatcatttggcacatttgttcaccatcatgggacggtgtgtcgcacgaaagaatcac encodes:
- the LOC127855544 gene encoding uncharacterized protein LOC127855544; this translates as MDTTTQFEDNMLDTFDVSSSTASSIQVGWNIRSAHVPFVQGFRVHYQKISSTYVQYGPKLYPTENEYEIGNLVADTYYKICLVVYRNYTHSPYRTCTDASTTNWQLPVSIGSSIGAVLALSVIVLIVLLSRCQTRLKYRGKKSKRLQKYDTISSTYHDDQYEFSETVTHGNDDEFVSEFDDEAFYDVYLHDNKRPTRPTVGEKVCVHNGLCRGHIHSNSISHNPQKTYCGRAQCFQPHQHSRQFRAYSIQADGNVCFFNQPCSPLAKEPRRSAFHRQDSKDSRTKEEQDSPQKGSWTIPKLSPMQANDHPQETLDVQTIMHKPHSVPNTSTFLDEGTDAALKESSTKLNTGPNNQAPKPQLEKRLLITDIDFDDTDLSKYGATGGTHRRDVASKQIDVTSKERMIALPESDSFDEHTV